The following are encoded in a window of uncultured Ilyobacter sp. genomic DNA:
- the nrdR gene encoding transcriptional regulator NrdR yields MKCPFCDSENTRVADSRAYSEGYSIKRRRECNSCGKRFTTYEKVEETPFYVVKKDKSRERFDSEKLMSGLLRATVKRNISREELEVFLMDVEKTIHNSLKNEITTQELGELIMEKLKHFDEVAYVRFASVYMEFDDIKSFIEIVEDIKRK; encoded by the coding sequence ATGAAATGTCCATTTTGTGATTCAGAGAACACAAGAGTAGCAGACAGCAGAGCATACTCAGAAGGCTATTCTATAAAAAGAAGACGTGAGTGCAATTCTTGTGGGAAAAGATTTACTACCTATGAGAAGGTGGAGGAGACACCTTTTTATGTGGTAAAAAAAGATAAAAGCAGAGAAAGATTTGACAGTGAAAAACTCATGAGTGGACTCCTTAGGGCTACAGTCAAGAGAAATATAAGCAGAGAAGAGTTGGAAGTTTTTTTGATGGATGTGGAAAAAACTATCCATAACTCACTTAAAAATGAAATAACAACTCAAGAATTAGGAGAACTGATAATGGAAAAATTAAAACATTTTGATGAAGTGGCATATGTGAGATTTGCTTCTGTGTATATGGAATTTGATGACATAAAATCTTTCATTGAAATAGTAGAAGATATAAAAAGAAAGTAG
- the recO gene encoding DNA repair protein RecO, whose amino-acid sequence MKFLSSDGIIIKKLDYGEADRLITIFSRSYGKIQLSIKGIRKSKRRDRNAVELLALSKFIFYRKGERLITTNFDLIDSFWGIRNTIKNIEITMYILSVLNNILVENQRRSVLYDYFLKVINYLNKSDSEIKNHLLVCHFLNKVIQEEGIAFELSEGEYFDVENSKFSNNSGTFFLKLSKLEKNILENISGEKSDGVLKEIRDITVIRKVINILEKYINYHLHTSLDFKHFLGEDLKNDKYS is encoded by the coding sequence ATGAAATTTTTAAGTAGTGATGGCATAATTATAAAAAAACTAGACTACGGAGAAGCAGATAGATTGATAACTATTTTCAGTCGCAGTTATGGCAAGATACAGCTTAGCATAAAAGGAATAAGGAAGTCCAAAAGACGAGACAGAAATGCAGTAGAACTTTTGGCCCTTTCTAAGTTTATCTTTTATAGAAAAGGTGAAAGACTTATAACGACAAACTTTGATTTAATTGATTCATTTTGGGGTATAAGAAACACGATTAAAAATATAGAAATAACAATGTACATTCTATCAGTTCTAAACAATATCTTAGTAGAAAATCAGAGGAGAAGTGTCCTTTATGATTATTTTTTAAAGGTTATAAATTATTTAAATAAAAGTGACAGTGAAATAAAAAATCATTTGCTTGTTTGCCACTTTTTAAATAAGGTGATACAGGAGGAAGGGATTGCTTTTGAATTATCAGAAGGTGAGTATTTTGACGTAGAAAATTCAAAGTTCAGTAATAATTCAGGAACTTTTTTTTTAAAATTGTCTAAATTAGAAAAAAACATATTGGAAAATATATCGGGTGAAAAGTCAGATGGTGTTTTGAAAGAGATAAGGGATATTACAGTGATAAGAAAAGTAATAAATATATTGGAAAAATATATAAATTATCATCTCCATACTAGTCTCGATTTCAAACATTTTTTAGGGGAGGATTTAAAAAATGATAAATATAGTTAA
- a CDS encoding PTS sugar transporter subunit IIA → MINIVKITDYISKDLINLDLKAGSKSEVIKELSALIGKSDTITDTAVTHKALVEREELGSTGIGKKVAIPHAKTDAAEKLTIAFGISKKGVDFDSLDEEDVKMFFVFASPLRDSQVYLKVLARISRLIRNEEFRNKLLAVKTPEEVLECIEEEENI, encoded by the coding sequence ATGATAAATATAGTTAAAATAACGGATTACATTTCAAAGGACCTAATAAACCTAGATCTTAAAGCTGGAAGCAAATCTGAGGTAATAAAAGAGCTGTCTGCTCTGATCGGAAAATCTGATACAATAACTGATACCGCAGTAACCCATAAAGCTCTTGTAGAGAGAGAGGAATTAGGAAGTACAGGAATAGGGAAAAAAGTAGCTATTCCCCATGCAAAAACAGATGCGGCAGAAAAACTGACAATAGCTTTTGGAATAAGTAAAAAAGGAGTTGATTTTGACTCCCTTGATGAAGAAGATGTAAAAATGTTTTTTGTTTTTGCTTCGCCTCTCAGAGACAGTCAGGTATATCTGAAAGTTTTGGCTAGAATTTCGAGATTGATCAGAAACGAAGAATTCAGAAATAAACTCTTGGCAGTAAAAACTCCAGAAGAGGTACTAGAGTGCATCGAAGAAGAAGAGAATATTTAG
- the aroQ gene encoding type II 3-dehydroquinate dehydratase, producing the protein MLKILVVHGVNLNFLGTREPKIYGTLTLGDINSKIKERALEYGFEIEIFQSNHEGEIVDKIQEHFQKSDYLVINPAAFTHYSIAIRDAILATGIKTIEVHLSNVHSREDFRKKSVIADIAVGQIAGFSYYGYMMALDYIKEGCVK; encoded by the coding sequence ATGCTAAAGATACTTGTTGTTCATGGAGTCAACCTGAATTTTTTGGGGACGAGAGAACCTAAAATATACGGAACTCTGACTCTAGGAGATATAAATTCAAAAATAAAAGAGAGAGCTTTAGAGTACGGTTTTGAAATAGAGATATTTCAGTCAAACCATGAAGGGGAGATCGTGGACAAGATACAGGAACACTTTCAAAAGAGTGATTATCTTGTCATCAATCCGGCTGCATTCACACACTACAGCATTGCTATAAGGGATGCTATTTTGGCTACTGGAATAAAGACTATAGAGGTTCACCTTTCTAATGTCCACAGCAGGGAAGATTTTAGAAAGAAATCTGTAATAGCAGACATTGCTGTAGGACAGATAGCAGGATTTTCATACTATGGCTATATGATGGCCTTGGACTATATAAAAGAAGGTTGCGTGAAATAA